A genomic region of Macaca mulatta isolate MMU2019108-1 chromosome 5, T2T-MMU8v2.0, whole genome shotgun sequence contains the following coding sequences:
- the MUC7 gene encoding mucin-7, with product MKTLPLFVCICALSACFSFSEGRERAHELRHRRHHHHLPKPHFELPHHPGLPTHQKPFIIKPHKCPYKRCRPRPPPSVHNPHKFPNPPQPSKHPDTSSVVNPTLVTTTQIPSVTSPSASTKITTLPNVTSLPQKATTTSSKENVNTSSSVATLTPSNSPAPQDTTAPPPTPSATTAALPPSSAPPETTTAPPTPSATTPAPPPSSAPPETTTAPPTPSATTPAPPPSSAPLETTAAPPTPSATTPALPPSSAPPETTAAPPTPSATTAVLPPSSAPPETTAAPITTPSATTPAPPPSSAPPETTAAPPTPSATTPAPPPSSAPLETTAAPPTPSATTPAPPPSSAPLETTAALPTPATTPAPPPSSAPVETTAAPITTPNSSPATLAPDTSETPAAPTHQTTISVTTQTTTTTKQPTSAPTQNKISRFLLYIKNLLNRVIEDMLEQ from the coding sequence TTCAGTGAAGGTCGAGAAAGGGCTCACGAACTACGTCACAGAAGGCATCATCACCATTTACCCAAACCTCACTTTGAATTACCACATCATCCTGGACTACCAACTCACCAGAAGCCGTTCATTATAAAGCCCCATAAATGTCCATACAAACGCTGTAGGCCTAGGCCTCCACCTTCAGTTCATAACCCCCACAAATTCCCAAATCCTCCCCAGCCATCTAAACATCCAGATACTAGCAGTGTGGTCAACCCTACCTTAGTGACTACAACTCAAATTCCATCTGTGACTTCTCCATCTGCTTCCACCAAAATTACTACCCTTCCAAATGTGACTTCTCTTCCTCAGAAAGCCACCACCACATcttcaaaagaaaatgttaacacAAGCTCTTCTGTAGCTACATTAACACCATCGAATTCCCCAGCTCCACAAGACACCACAGCTCCCCCACCCACACCTTCTGCAACTACAGCAGCTCTACCACCTTCCTCAGCTCCACCGGAGACCACAACTGCCCCACCTACACCTTCTGCAACTACACCAGCTCCACCACCTTCCTCAGCTCCACCGGAGACCACAACTGCCCCACCTACACCTTCTGCAACTACACCAGCTCCACCACCTTCCTCAGCTCCACTGGAGACCACAGCTGCCCCACCCACACCTTCTGCAACTACACCAGCTCTACCACCTTCCTCAGCTCCACCGGAGACCACAGCTGCCCCACCCACACCTTCTGCAACTACAGCAGTTCTACCACCTTCCTCAGCTCCACCGGAGACCACAGCTGCCCCAATCACCACACCTTCTGCAACTACACCAGCTCCACCACCTTCCTCAGCTCCACCGGAGACCACAGCTGCCCCACCCACACCTTCTGCAACTACACCAGCTCCACCACCTTCCTCAGCTCCACTGGAGACCACAGCTGCCCCACCCACACCTTCTGCAACTACACCAGCTCCACCACCTTCCTCAGCTCCACTGGAGACCACAGCTGCCCTACCCACACCTGCAACTACACCAGCTCCACCACCTTCCTCAGCTCCAGTGGAGACCACAGCTGCCCCAATCACCACACCTAATTCTTCCCCAGCTACTCTTGCACCTGACACTTCTGAAACTCCAGCTGCACCCACACACCAAACCACTATTTCAGTCACTACTcaaactactactactactaaacAACCAACTTCAGCTCCCacccaaaataaaatttctcgatttcttttatatataaagaatctACTAAACAGAGTTATTGAAGATATGTTGGAGCAATAG